In Zingiber officinale cultivar Zhangliang chromosome 3B, Zo_v1.1, whole genome shotgun sequence, a single window of DNA contains:
- the LOC121967827 gene encoding probable adenylate kinase 7, mitochondrial isoform X1 produces MAAIHNLLTSISCRSFSRRMATSLRSFASAALAEVDYWTEWEEVEEKHVYSQRASAVEEVWGERKARSVQWVFMGSPDVAQRHVLSMRVAELLDVPYISMGSLVRKELNPNSSLYKKISNDVNNGRLVPEEIIFGLLSKRLEERCQRGESGFILGGIPRTTIQAEILDQLADIDLVVNLKCAENCLVKKHFEYHICPHCGKVFDSSNSESTCSNSCLTTCTCHALLKPSLGVDMKDQRMEKIHVYTEQFKLLEEYYKKQKKLLEVQVTGGARETWQGLLAALHLQHMDTASSSLPRIN; encoded by the exons ATGGCTGCTATCCACAACCTATTGACCTCCATTTCCTGCCGATCCTTCTCCCGGCGGATGGCTACGTCCCTCCGTTCCTTCGCCTCCGCCGCTCTGGCCGAGGTAGACTACTGGACCGAgtgggaggaggtggaggagaagcaCGTTTATAGCCAGCGCGCCTCGGCGGTGGAGGAAGTATGGGGGGAGAGGAAGGCGAGAAGTGTGCAGTGGGTGTTCATGGGCAGCCCCGACGTGGCGCAGAGGCATGTGCTTTCCATGCGCGTGGCGGAGCTCCTCGACGTCCCCTACATCTCCATGGGATCTCTCGTACGCAAGGAGCTCAATCCCAATTCCTCCCTCTACAAGAAG ATTTCGAATGATGTGAACAATGGGAGATTGGTGCCTGAGGAAATAATATTTGGCTTGTTGTCCAAAAGGCTGGAGGAACGATGCCAGAGAGGTGAATCGGGATTTATTCTCGGCGGCATACCACGAACAACAATCCAAGCC GAAATCCTTGATCAATTAGCAGATATTGATTTGGTAGTGAACTTGAAATGTGCGGAGAACTGCCTAGTGAAGAAACATTTTGAATATCATATTTGTCCACATTGTGGGAAGGTCTTTGACTCAAGCAACTCTGAATCAACATGCTCTAATTCTTGCTTGACCACATGCACATGTCATGCTCTGTTAAAACCCTCTCTTGGAGTAGATATGAAGGATCAACGCATGGAAAAAATCCATGTATATACTGAGCAG TTCAAGCTATTAGAAGAATACTACAAGAAGCAAAAGAAGCTTTTGGAAGTTCAAGTGACTGGGGGCGCACGAGAAACCTGGCAAGGGCTTTTAGCAGCATTGCATCTGCAGCATATGGATACTGCCAGTTCCAGCCTTCCTAGAATCAATTGA
- the LOC121967827 gene encoding probable adenylate kinase 7, mitochondrial isoform X2, translating to MAAIHNLLTSISCRSFSRRMATSLRSFASAALAEVDYWTEWEEVEEKHVYSQRASAVEEVWGERKARSVQWVFMGSPDVAQRHVLSMRVAELLDVPYISMGSLVRKELNPNSSLYKKISNDVNNGRLVPEEIIFGLLSKRLEERCQRGESGFILGGIPRTTIQAEILDQLADIDLVVNLKCAENCLVKKHFEYHICPHCGKVFDSSNSESTCSNSCLTTCTCHALLKPSLGVDMKDQRMEKIHVYTEQVVPNSSY from the exons ATGGCTGCTATCCACAACCTATTGACCTCCATTTCCTGCCGATCCTTCTCCCGGCGGATGGCTACGTCCCTCCGTTCCTTCGCCTCCGCCGCTCTGGCCGAGGTAGACTACTGGACCGAgtgggaggaggtggaggagaagcaCGTTTATAGCCAGCGCGCCTCGGCGGTGGAGGAAGTATGGGGGGAGAGGAAGGCGAGAAGTGTGCAGTGGGTGTTCATGGGCAGCCCCGACGTGGCGCAGAGGCATGTGCTTTCCATGCGCGTGGCGGAGCTCCTCGACGTCCCCTACATCTCCATGGGATCTCTCGTACGCAAGGAGCTCAATCCCAATTCCTCCCTCTACAAGAAG ATTTCGAATGATGTGAACAATGGGAGATTGGTGCCTGAGGAAATAATATTTGGCTTGTTGTCCAAAAGGCTGGAGGAACGATGCCAGAGAGGTGAATCGGGATTTATTCTCGGCGGCATACCACGAACAACAATCCAAGCC GAAATCCTTGATCAATTAGCAGATATTGATTTGGTAGTGAACTTGAAATGTGCGGAGAACTGCCTAGTGAAGAAACATTTTGAATATCATATTTGTCCACATTGTGGGAAGGTCTTTGACTCAAGCAACTCTGAATCAACATGCTCTAATTCTTGCTTGACCACATGCACATGTCATGCTCTGTTAAAACCCTCTCTTGGAGTAGATATGAAGGATCAACGCATGGAAAAAATCCATGTATATACTGAGCAGGTAGTTCCAAA TTCAAGCTATTAG
- the LOC121967828 gene encoding U-box domain-containing protein 45-like, translating to MFSVRVMDAAELEGRMFIAGDPKVHGDMFRVLHAFISKVMEIFPFIEAARPRSKSGIQALCSLHVALDKAKSLLQHCSECSKLYLAITGESIIVKFEKAKCALGESLRRVEEIVPEPINCQIIEIIGGLEEAVFELDQSEKLAGDEIISLLQKDSKLKSNSSNSKELEVFHQAALRLGITSSRAALTERRSLKKLMERARAQDDKRKESIVSYLYHLMRKYSNIFRSEYADDTDSQESTPRSPPILGFEEVSSPHRISYTFDRNSQMFDRHLSKLRSFNFKQNGRSGNMPIPPEEFICPISLQLMFDPVIISSGQTYERICIEKWFNDGHSTCPKTQQQLSHLCLTPNYCVKGLIASWCEQNGFPIPNAPPESLDFNYWRLSLSQCEAMDSSSFLGINSCKSKSISVSDCDGSSIPEETKENDSEILNYYQDCGADELGKCRSALASLGEVKNAQKQFRVVEQIRYLLKEDEEARIFMGANGAAELLIQFLRTSIYNGDQKAQEAGAMALFNLAVNNNRNKEMLIEAGLIPLLVEMISNSGTYECVAALYLNLSCLNEAKPLICSSKAVPFLIQLLQDYENAGSTCKYDALYALYNLSTHPPNITILISSGIITSLLPLLGLPSAPEGIMWTEKALAVLINLASSQAGRREIISDPGIFSSLAGVLDFGEPFEQEQVVSCLLILCSGNEKCSQMVLQEGVIPSLVSISVNGTAKGREKAERLLKLFRDQRQQEPPTLKQQHQPTIDGNSGIQAAIETKKFCKSRSKKLGRTLSSIWKKKKSFSIYQC from the exons ATGTTTTCGGTGAGAGTGATGGACGCGGCTGAGTTGGAAGGGCGCATGTTCATAGCTGGTGATCCAAAG GTACATGGGGATATGTTTAGAGTGCTCCATGCATTTATTAGTAAGGTAATGGAGATATTTCCCTTTATAGAAGCTGCAAGACCCAGAAGTAAGTCTGGCATACAGGCACTATGCTCTTTGCATGTTGCTCTTGACAAAGCCAAAAGTCTTCTTCAGCATTGCTCTGAGTGTAGTAAGCTTTACTTG GCAATTACTGGAGAATCAATTATAGTAAAGTTTGAAAAGGCCAAATGTGCACTTGGAGAAAGTCTTAGACGAGTTGAAGAAATTGTGCCAGAGCCTATTAATTGCCAG ATCATAGAAATCATTGGTGGGTTGGAAGAAGCTGTGTTTGAGCTTGATCAGTCAGAGAAGCTGGCTGGTGATGAAATCATATCATTGCTTCAGAAAGACAGTAAACTGAAGAGCAATTCAAGCAATAGCAAAGAGCTTGAGGTTTTCCACCAAGCTGCTTTAAGGCTCGGGATTACTTCTTCTCGAGCAGCACTGACTGAAAGGAGATCTCTGAAGAAACTCATGGAGAGAGCTCGTGCTCAGGATGACAAACGGAAGGAATCTATTGTATCTTACTTGTATCACCTCATGAGAAAGTACTCAAATATTTTCAGAAGTGAGTATGCTGATGATACTGACTCTCAGGAATCAACTCCACGCTCCCCTCCCATATTGGGGTTTGAAGAGGTGTCTAGTCCACATCGGATCAGCTACACATTTGATAGGAACAGTCAGATGTTTGATAGACATCTATCTAAGTTACGCTCTTTCAACTTCAAACAAAATGGAAGGTCTGGAAATATGCCAATCCCTCCTGAAGAATTCATATGCCCCATTTCCTTGCAGCTCATGTTTGATCCTGTCATTATTTCATCTGGACAGACCTATGAGCGTATTTGCATTGAGAAATGGTTCAATGATGGCCATAGTACCTGTCCGAAAACGCAGCAGCAGCTATCTCATTTATGTTTAACTCCAAACTACTGTGTTAAAGGTTTGATTGCGAGTTGGTGTGAGCAGAATGGATTTCCCATTCCTAATGCCCCCCCTGAGTCCTTGGATTTCAACTATTGGAGATTGAGTCTCTCTCAATGTGAAGCCATGGATTCAAGTTCCTTTCTTGGCATAAATTCTTGTAAATCGAAAAGTATTAGTGTTTCTGATTGTGATGGCAGTAGCATCCCAGAGGAGACCAAGGAGAATGATTCTGAAATTTTAAACTACTATCAGGACTGTGGAGCAGATGAGCTTGGCAAATGCCGAAGTGCACTAGCTTCACTCGGTGAGGTTAAAAATGCACAGAAGCAATTCAGAGTAGTGGAACAGATAAGGTATTTGCtgaaggaggatgaagaagctaGGATCTTCATGGGTGCTAATGGAGCTGCGGAGTTGCTCATTCAGTTTCTCAGAACGTCCATATACAATGGTGATCAAAAGGCTCAAGAAGCTGGTGCCATGGCCCTTTTCAACCTTGCAGTCAACAACAATAG GAACAAGGAAATGCTCATAGAAGCTGGCTTGATACCCTTGCTAGTGGAAATGATCTCAAATTCTGGAACGTACGAATGTGTAGCGGCACTCTACCTCAACCTTTCATGTCTTAACGAGGCCAAGCCCCTTATTTGCTCAAGTAAAGCTGTTCCATTCCTCATTCAGCTTTTACAAGATTACGAAAATGCTGGGAGCACCTGCAAGTATGATGCACTCTATGCGCTGTATAATCTTTCCACTCATCCACCCAACATCACCATCCTCATATCATCAGGCATCATCACCAGCCTCCTTCCGCTCCTCGGATTGCCTTCTGCACCTGAAGGCATAATGTGGACCGAGAAGGCTCTTGCAGTCTTGATAAATTTAGCATCGAGCCAGGCAGGAAGGAGAGAAATTATTTCCGATCCAGGAATCTTTTCCAGTCTTGCTGGAGTCTTGGACTTTGGTGAGCCCTTCGAGCAAGAGCAGGTTGTGTCGTGCCTGTTGATCCTGTGCAGTGGTAACGAGAAATGCAGTCAAATGGTCTTGCAAGAAGGGGTGATACCCTCCCTAGTTTCGATATCGGTGAATGGGACAGCAAAAGGTAGAGAGAAGGCTGAGAGGTTATTGAAACTCTTCAGAGACCAGCGGCAGCAAGAGCCACCTACCCTCAAGCAGCAACATCAGCCGACGATAGATGGCAACAGTGGAATTCAAGCGGCCATTGAAACCAAGAAATTCTGTAAATCAAGATCAAAGAAGCTTGGAAGGACACTGAGTTCTatctggaagaagaagaagagtttttCGATATATCAATGCTAG
- the LOC121967829 gene encoding uncharacterized protein At3g49140-like, giving the protein MSTGISASWINTTLDGRRGPDHSLFRCRRAYFTFMQSYWLQTANELSVSRVQVAANYSDSVPDSSNHNRNHGYHPLEELKECEKNKNKNMKLADAEIARTVVEANSKALVIFPGGIHNEPHRHASWAEFHYVIDDYGDIFFELFNDENILQDPNASSPVIVLIGYDSPIYGEKNAIFDTLEMDEEEGIGLPEFKEIDDTEVTDTLISWGMPDTLRYTHPLYFAKCLTKVVQTKFQKVDLPSNGLQIFGCLRPALIDEESYLRGLFYHNEDNYISDCRDGGLLNFNTKHVGRTISSTFYKLEIMTMDLSSVYGDQSIINLQDFQDAEPDQLANSASAIMERINEYGAQSSVALKALCRRRKGLNVEVANLIGVDSLGIDVRVYCGMEARTLRFPFSARAISESAAERKIKKMLFPQYHRKNLRTATDELRELSCTRSRRAVPICCFEVEF; this is encoded by the exons ATGTCAACTGGGATTTCAGCTAGCTGGATCAACACTACTTTAGATGGTCGAAGAGGACCTGATCATTCACTCTTCAG ATGCAGGAGGGCCTACTTCACATTCATGCAATCTTATTGGTTGCAAACAGCAAATGAGTTATCTGTTTCGAGAGTTCAGGTTGCTGCAAATTACTCAGACTCAGTACCTGATTCATCTAATCATAACAGAAATCATGGATATCACCCGCTTGAAGAACTGAAAGAATGTGAGAAGAACAAAAACAAGAACATGAAGCTTGCAGATGCTGAAATAGCTAGAACAGTAGTTGAG GCTAATAGCAAGGCTTTGGTAATATTTCCTGGAGGGATACATAATGAACCCCATCGTCATGCTTCATGGGCAGAATTTCACTATGTCATTGATGACTATGGAG ATATATTTTTTGAGTTATTCAATGATGAAAATATTTTGCAAGATCCAAATGCAAGCAGTCCTGTG ATAGTTCTGATAGGTTATGATTCCCCTATATATGGAGAAAAGAATGCAATTTTTGACACCCTTGAAATGGATGAAGAAGAGGGTATTGGTTTGCCCGAGTTCAAGGAG ATTGATGATACAGAAGTAACTGATACTCTTATAAGTTGGGGCATGCCAGATACTCTGCGTTACACTCATCCTCTATATTTTGCGAAATGTctaacaaag GTCGTCCAGACAAAATTTCAGAAGGTGGATTTACCATCAAATGGGCTTCAAATTTTTGGTTGTCTAAGACCTGCTTTAATAGATGAAGAATCTTATTTGAGGGGGTTATTTTACCATAATGAAGACAACTATATTTCAGATTGTCGAG ATGGGGGGTTGCTGAATTTTAACACCAAACATGTTGGTAGGACAATTAGCTCAACATTTTATAAGCTGGAGATCATGACAATGGATTTAAGTTCTGTATATGGTGACCAG TCAATAATTAATCTGCAAGATTTTCAAGATGCAGAACCTGATCAGCTTGCAAATTCTGCGTCAGCAATTATGGAGCGGATTAATGAATATGGAGCACAGAGCAGTGTTGCTCTGAAAGCTCTCTGTCGCAGGAGGAAAGGGCTTAATGTTGAG GTAGCAAATCTCATCGGTGTAGATAGTCTTGGCATAGATGTCAGAGTATATTGTGGGATGGAAGCTCGCACTCTTCGTTTTCCATTTAGTGCTAGA GCAATTTCTGAAAGTGCTGCTgaaaggaagatcaagaaaatgctTTTCCCACAGTATCACAGGAAAAACCTAAGAACTGCCACAGATGAGCTTAGGGAACT GTCCTGTACAAGGAGCAGACGAGCAGTGCCCATTTGTTGCTttgaagttgaattttga